AACTAAAGTTTCTGCGGCGTAGGCGATTTCGCATACGTCTTCGTAAGCACTATCAACATCCATGCGGCTCCAAACtactttcaatattttagGCAAGAGAccctttaaaagaattttttgtttagcttCGCCTCTCATTTGACTCAGAGATATTGCTAATGCCCTAGCTTCGTTCGTCGCTTTGTCACCTAATGTAATTTCTTTTCCGTGAATGATGTCATATAACTGATTAATTCTACTAACTAAAGTCTGTGTGCTTTGATCGGGGGTCTGCCGAAGCTCGTTTAATTGTTTCCTTAAATTTTCTAACTCTGTTTCTGTAAGAAATCTATTTATTAAAGCTTTTTCCCATGCATCGTAATCTTCCTCATCTTGTGCTCTTTCCATATAATCACTATGCCAATCCGCAGCATCTCCTCTTAGTCtatctgaaaaatatttaattttatctttcttctccCACCCTGCGCTTTGTGCGACTCTTTCCGCATCTTTTAACCAATTATTAACTAACTGCTCTCCTCTTTTGCCTTTAAAAATCGGGATAGATTTACGTTCGTCCTGTGAATATAATTCACGTAAATGGCTCTTAGTTATTGGTGCATCTTCGTTTCCATTGCCTAATGTCATGGTTATAATATTAGTTCTTTGGGTGGGCTTTGAATGGGTTTGCGTATCTGCTACTAGAGTTGagttcaaatgtttttgaatgtATAAATCTTTAGCTTTAAGTTCTTGTTCGAGGTCAGAGATTTTATTGGACAAGTCTCGTTTGgttgttttcaaaagttttatgCTTGCTTCTTTGGAGTTGGCTTCAATTTGCAATGTGTCTAGCTTCTGAGATAgttcttggtttttatttgtaagtgCTGTTACGTCGTCTTCTGTTAATTTACTTGCGTTCTTCAAAGCTTCGTGTGCGTTGTCTAATAGATTGTAGCTATGGtttagttgttttattttatcttcagTATCTTCCTTAAGTTGTGATAGAGAATCCTTTAAATCATTTATGCAGTCGTTTTGTCCTATGATTTCGCTCTTAGCTTTTTCTAGATCGGTTTTAGCTGTCTCGTATTctgtcaaaaatgttttactctCATCGCTTGCCTGACTTTCTTTGGGTCTATTATTAAAATCTGCTATTAGAATTGcttgtttaaaatttgttcgGGTTAATGTTTCTACTTCTGCTGTTAAACGGGTGTTTTCTAGATAAGAATCGGCTACTTTCTTTGAAAATTCTCTCCTTACTTTATCTACCTCTTTTTCAgtctttttcgtttcgttcgcTACGTCTTGTTCAAGATTCTTTGCATACTCATCTAATGCTAATTGTTTGAAAAGAAGTTCCctcttaaatattttaaatgcttTATTCCGAAAATCTACTTCTCGATTATGAGCTTCTCTAACATTTTGTAACAAAGGGTTAAATTTATTGGGGTCTGCTTTTAATTCTACGAAATATGTccctaatttttctaaaactttttctttagccTCACCGGTAAGATAAACTGAAGTTCCAAACTCCTTCTTATGCAATTCAAATGTATactgtttcaaaaaatgataaacttGACCTGTGACTTCCTTTCTTTTTGCAATATAACTACTACGTGTTAAGCGTTTATCTGAGGTTTCATCTATATTACTTTTACAAAGACTTATTAAATTTGACCAATGGgtaacaaaattgtttctaaCTTTTAGTACACTATCAGCTAAGGAATTTACGTACGCGTCTTCTTCAAGGTCTATCTCATCAATTAAAGACTCATTAATAGCAGTAAACGAAGTGTCGCTAATTGTTGTTTGAGGATTCGTCATTCACTTACAGTTTAGAGAAAATTGATGTTGCCTTCCTCGATGTAGATGATCTCGTTGTGGGTTGTCTGGTCGTCTGGTCGTTCTGTCGTCTGGTCCTAGGTGGTGTGGCAGCTGGGGGCGATGTTCCTTCTCGTTGACTCACGGCAGGTCTTGAAGTCCAAactggcacgttcaccaatttGTGATGATGTGTCACAGGAGTCAAACACGAGAGGTGCGGTtaaaggtgtattgagaacCAACCAAGACAACTGTAACACGATTACAAGCACAAGCGAGTGACCGTACAAGCGAGACTCCAAATGAATCGAATGTCCGGTTTATATACGGGACGACGGGCGATGGCTTGTCTGATGGTAGCCATGCCTGTTAAAGTAATTAAGAAGATGCGTATGGTAAACGCATCAACAAGTGTGAGAACTTGTCAATGGCTTTGCCATATGCTGTGAATTAACATTAcactattttcttctttctttgtttcatctttctatttcttttacgttATCTTGGCTTGTATCTTATATGTATCCGTATCTATTTTTCCTAATATTGTTTTACAATATTTATCTGCTCTTTGTAACCTAGCCCATTCACCATTCACAGTGTATGGCTTGTTTTTTATCTGATTCTTTTATTAATTACTTGTCTTTCTTTAACTACTTGTCGATCGttctgcttcttttttttcgagttATACGCTattatgaattattttcttgtcTATCTCTTGGGTGCTCGCTTCGTCGGTCCCATCTGTATTCTCTGAGGGGGAAAAGGTTGTATTTGTGCCGACACCGTCTCCATGCCATATCCTGATGCATCAGTTTAGATGATAAATTCGCGCGTGAAATCTGGATAGCTCAGGACAGGCCTAGACACGTTGTTTAATACAATGAAGGGGCCCCTTGCCTCTtcctctcatttctattttgctGTCTTTTTCTGGAGTGCCGTTAGGGGTTGTTATTTCTGTAAATGTACGGACGAATTTTCGGTAGTAGCCTGCGAAGCCTAAAATGATCATATTCTTTTTGGTTAAAACGGTTccggataatttttttttttttttttttttttacgcaattgattttattattattttgggtTATGCCCTCTCTTGTGCAAGTGTATGTTAAacgccctttttgtttttgtttttgcttacTGGAgttttttaagtaaaattttttttttctcggagTCGAAATAAGACTTCCGAAGAAAAATAGACTGGCGGCAGCGCCAGGTGACTATAAATCATTTTGCTGgaatataaaatattaaaatgggGATTTTAAGGAGTGGGGTTTATGGTTGGGACAGGCGGGGTCAGATTATGGagggctaaaaaaaaagagtttattGCTATATTTTCCTAATTAACTAATTGTGACGTGACGGGTCGTTGACACGAGCCATATCCGTCCAACATTCTCGAGCGATATGCCCTCTTTTATTACAGTTATAGCACACAATATCCCTCGGGGCTGATTGCTGGTTAGGGGGTGCTGATCTATTATTATATGCGTTATTGTTTTGTACTGTGGGCCAGGGTTGTGGTGCGTTGTTGTACCTATTTCGTTGGTTGCCGTAATTAGGGTTTGGTCGATTGAATCTCGGGTTATAATTATTAGGTCTGCGGGGGTCAATGTAGCTGTTATCTTGGTATCTCTGTTCGTATCTTCCCGAGCCGGCTGGACTCTGTTCCCTGCTACGGTAgtagtttttttctctatctcgggtatattcttgattttgattttcttggtTTCCCTGTGGGGGTCTATTGAAGTGTACTTGAGAGTCACCCTGTCTCGGACGTCGTTCCGCGGATTCTGCTCGTCTAGCACCGTAGTGGTCCACTGCGCCAATAGTGGCAATATTTTCTTGTGAGGATTGTCGTCTTTTAGTTATATTTCCTAACTCTGTCAATTCTTTCTTAATTATTTCGAGATccaatttttgttgtgttatttCGTCGTCCTGTTGTTTTTCGTGATGCGTAATACCAGCGATAACTGCCGTTATTTCTTTATCCTCGttagtttctttattttgtaaaatttgttccgaaataaataattgtttacATAACTGGTCAAAATCATTAAAATCTTCTGGCATTCGCAAATACAATTCGGCTTTTACTTTGGGCAATATTCCTTGGAGtaaagttttgattttaatattGTCTCGCATTTTCTTAACTGTACTGAGGAGTGCATCTTCTACCTCTGTTTTGTTCTTCTCATCCAGTTTATCTAATTTTCCTTCTAAGCTGTCGTAAAGGCTAGTTAGCCTGGAAACAAATGTCCTACAATTCTCTTCAGGTTTCTGCTTCATTctattgaatttctttctaAGGGCTGCTAGGTCGTATGAATCTTGAAATCTTTCGATTATTTCGCATTTCCAATCGATATAATTAATTAGGTCGCCTTGCTCTTCCGCATAATTATCGTGCCATTCTAAAGCCTCTCCTTTTAGACGATCTGAAAAGAAACGTATCTTTTGGTCGTCGTCCCAGTCATTATTTCTCGCTACGTGTTCTGCTGTTTTTAACCATTCGGTGATTAATTTGTCGGTACTTTTTCCTTTAAAAGttggaattgattttttgtctTCTCGTGAGAAGAGTTCGCCTAATACTTTTACTATAGGTTTTGTTACATTATCTAATATAGTGGTATCCTGTGGGGGTGTaggtgttgttttgtttgcatCATCGTCTCCATTTTGACTTGCTCCTGCACCTGCTCCCATGTTTGAAATACTGACTCTGCGGTTCTTTTTTAGTATCGTGTTACGTTTCTGCAGTTTAAAGATTGCTGTCGCCTGGCTATTATTTTGTGCTGTAAGGTTATCTATGATTTCTTGTAGATTCTTAATTATGTCTGCTTTCTCTGTATCGAGTTCGGCGAATAATGATTTATCTACTGAGTCTCGTCCTGTGAAACTTTGTAATTCgtctataaattttgttgtttcgaAGGTTTTTTCTACGATCTCCTGAAAATTTCTTTCGTACTGATCTTCGGCCTCGTGATAAGCTTTTTCCCTGTCTTTTAAATCCTTATTGCGTTCTTCGAGATTGGATATCCTATTTTCTAGATGCTTTTTATCGTCCTTTAGGtctaatatttcttcttcgtattttctaatttttgatGTGGCGGTAACGTAGTTACTATGGGTTTTATCTTTTGTTTGCGTAATCTGAAtaattagtggttttcctaaTTCGTTTTCAAGTTTGAGTGCGGTGATTTGACTGTTGAGGGTTTCTATCTGTTTTTGACCTGCAGTCAAATTGTTTCTTAACTCTTCCTTTTCGGATTCGAGTGTATTATTTGCTTCTAAGCTATTTGCTTCTACTAAAGAAATGTGTTTCTCTTTTATATCTAATGCTTTCTTAAGTTGAGATTCGTTATCTTTTGCAGTCGTGCTTTCTAAtactaatatttttaatttttcctcgaGGTCTTTTACTATTTGATTGCCGTCGGCGTTATAATTTTCCGCTTCTCTAAGTTGCTGTTGTAACGTCTCTACGTGATTTTGGGAATCgtctaaaagttttaaattagtTACGTTATCTTTTTTAAGTTGGTCTAATTTATTGATATCCTCTCGTTGCTctttaagtttttcttcagCGGCTTTCCACTTTTTAtctactttctctttttctttaattaattcAGTATGGGTTTTTCGGAGTCCTGCTTGTTGTAAGAGGGCTTCTTTGGTCAGTACCGTAATTAATTCTGTGTTGAATTCGCGCTGTTTTCCGTGAACGATTTGTAATTGTTGCACCAGGGGGTTTACACTGTTACTGTCTCCTTTCAAGAAGACTATGTAGTTTCTTAATTTTCTAGTGGTTTCTCTTATGGTGTCTGGAGTTACTGTGGATTCAAGTTTGTCCCTAACGATAATATAGACGtattgatttaaaatgttATTAGTAGCcttgtgtgttttctttttctcttcttccaacTGTAAAATTAGCTTGCGTACGGATGATGTGTGGTGGGGTCTACTTATTTCGGTTAAGTACGAAGATTCGATTTCTACTGATGCCTTCCAATTTGTTAGGAAATTGTCTCGGGCTGTATTAACCGCAGGGTCTGATATTGGAGTACTTGGGGAATGTTCTAATGGAGAATATGTGGAAGGTAGGTTTTCGTCTGACAGATTAGGGTATAGGGTGGTAAAGAAAGAGTTGAGAGAAGTCTCAGGATTGCTCAAAGAATCAGGCATCCGCTTACCTTAAAGATGTTTAGGCGTTCCACTCGTTGAACACAAGTTCACAaatgcactgaaaaaaaaatacaggcgAAAGTCTCTACGGTTAGCTTcagagtctcgttgggacctccAATTGTAGAGAGCTTACGCCATGTATTCTTCCGGTGAACATATAGCACACATAGCACACATACAAGTACACAATAGAAAGTATGAGAAGGGTGATCTTACttctggagctggagcttgaAGGAGAGCTGAGAGAACTCTGCCTTACTGCTACAGATTGGGGAGTATTTATACGGATTGTGCACGGCATGATCATGGGTCTGATGAGTGACAAGCGCGGGTGTGTAACATAATTATAATCGTGAATGACAGATAACTAATGAGCTCGGCTCTTGCTGTCAATCTTCCCGCTGTCAGTTCGCGCTCCGTCCCCGGGCTATTTTGGCTCATTACACATCCAAAACCCTCCCGTCTGTCGACGGTCATCCAGTAGGAACCCATCCTTTAGTAAAAAAGCTCCTCAATGGTTGCTACAACCTCAATCCCCCGCGTCCTAAGTACAATAGCGTTTGGGATCCGGATGTCGTAATTAAATATGTCTCAACTTTAAGCGAAAATCGCTATATCCCACTCCAGGCTCTAGCTCGCAAGACAGCGGTTTTGTTGGCACTAGCTTCTCTCCTAAGGGTTTCGGAACTATCGTCAATTGATATGCAGTCAGTAGCATTTTCAAGCAACGGAATTAAATTCACGTTGCTTAAACCCAAGAAAGCGCAGCATAGTGGACCTTTGAAATCCATCGTTATTCCCAGCATTCTGGACGCCGCATGTTGCTCTGTGGAAGCGATCAGAACGTATATCGACCGTACATCTACCCTtcgaaaaaacacaaacattaACTCTCTTTTTATCTCCCTTATCGCGCCGTATAGAAGCATCACGGCCAACACAATGAGCGGTTGGATCCGTTCGTCTCTTAAAGCGGCCGGAATCGACACAGCGGTGTTTAAAGCTCACTCTACTAGAGGAGCAGTGGCCTCAAAAGCCCTAGCGTCCGGTTTATCGTTAGATAGCATTCTGAAAGCGGGGCAGTGGAGTAGGGAGTCTACATTTAGTAAATTCTACCAAAGGGACATATTGCCGTCGGTAGCATCGATCCTACCTCCAAATAGCGCTCGATCAGCTTTGAAGTCACCCTTAGGGTCGAAAGAGTTACTTTCGTAGGTATAATTGAAAATTACCAGAGGGATCGCTCAGCGATCCCGAAAGGTAATTATGATTATACAAGAAATAACGAAAGAAGACCCTAAGGGTCCTTATTCCCTCCCGCACCACCCTATTTCGTTATTTTGGGATCGCGCCTTCAATgttctttcataattttttgaactctGTTCCATCCAGGCGAGGAGCAAGCAACAAACAAGAATGATGGcatcccccttttttcctccAACTCAACTTATAGTCGTGAACGGATTGGGAGCCTTTTTTTCCGGTACCGCcggtttttttgcccaaacaGCAGTGTTCcaattttttcagtttctgtaCACCGTTCAAGCTATGTTGTAGCCCACTTGTTAAATGTCACGCTTGTTTCattgattattttgttttctcaccCCAATATGCATTGCAACATTCATTTGCccaactttattttattcttcgaATCAGCCACCAAAAAAGTCTGATCGGAAAGGGGCGTTGCAAGGGGTGAAGTAACCTCAAAACTTTAAAGAGCTTAAATAAATATCGTCTACACCCTTAGGGTCTTCTTTCGTTATTTCTTGTATAATCATAATTACCTTtggtaattttcaattttttttgccgTAGCCATTATGGGTAGCATTAagctgatttttgttttcagatttttcctaTCAAGAGAAGGGTAGATTTTTAATCGAAccctaagtttgggaacgctcCATAGAGCTGTATGTAAATTAGGGTACTTTGAAGGGGGATAACTACAGAACGGGTTAAGGTAGGAAGACGCggaaaactctgaaatgaagAGCTTCACAAGCTGAAAAAAGTCttaattttcagatttttcgcgtCATATTTAATGTTGTCAAGtgtaaattgaaaacagtttttttggCCCGTTCTAGTCCCTTTCTCCCCCCATTTCCACCCCGcgcgcctttttctctgttaaaaagagaaaacgcacTCTTATGAGGGGGCGACAACCCGACGTGGTTTCATCTAGCGCTAGATGCTcgttttcgccaagtgcagtGTTGTGATCGCGATTGTTCAATCGCGCGATCACGACCGTGGTCATTTTTTAGCGATAGCAACCGcgatcaaaattgaaaaaaaagcacGACCTGGATCAGGTCCACAGGCTGAAAATTGCGCGATCAGATTTGCAATCAGTGCTTTctttaattaatatttttttttaaattagcacCACTGCCAATACATTaaagtttatattttattttttcaaagtgattATTATAAATTGAAGTTTCCAAAGTTTCTGTGATAAAAtgcattttcttgtttgttttgaaaacgGTAGTACTCCACCCCCTTTGCCATCTAGCGGCGATCGCATAAGAGATCGCAATAACGATCTTCAAGGGAAATCATGATTGCGACagtgattgttttttgttgttgatcgGGACCCATGAGCATGCTGGGTATTCATGGACACTGG
Above is a genomic segment from Daphnia pulicaria isolate SC F1-1A chromosome 8, SC_F0-13Bv2, whole genome shotgun sequence containing:
- the LOC124310763 gene encoding intracellular protein transport protein USO1-like translates to MPDSLSNPETSLNSFFTTLYPNLSDENLPSTYSPLEHSPSTPISDPAVNTARDNFLTNWKASVEIESSYLTEISRPHHTSSVRKLILQLEEEKKKTHKATNNILNQYVYIIVRDKLESTVTPDTIRETTRKLRNYIVFLKGDSNSVNPLVQQLQIVHGKQREFNTELITVLTKEALLQQAGLRKTHTELIKEKEKVDKKWKAAEEKLKEQREDINKLDQLKKDNVTNLKLLDDSQNHVETLQQQLREAENYNADGNQIVKDLEEKLKILVLESTTAKDNESQLKKALDIKEKHISLVEANSLEANNTLESEKEELRNNLTAGQKQIETLNSQITALKLENELGKPLIIQITQTKDKTHSNYVTATSKIRKYEEEILDLKDDKKHLENRISNLEERNKDLKDREKAYHEAEDQYERNFQEIVEKTFETTKFIDELQSFTGRDSVDKSLFAELDTEKADIIKNLQEIIDNLTAQNNSQATAIFKLQKRNTILKKNRRVSISNMGAGAGASQNGDDDANKTTPTPPQDTTILDNVTKPIVKVLGELFSREDKKSIPTFKGKSTDKLITEWLKTAEHVARNNDWDDDQKIRFFSDRLKGEALEWHDNYAEEQGDLINYIDWKCEIIERFQDSYDLAALRKKFNRMKQKPEENCRTFVSRLTSLYDSLEGKLDKLDEKNKTEVEDALLSTVKKMRDNIKIKTLLQGILPKVKAELYLRMPEDFNDFDQLCKQLFISEQILQNKETNEDKEITAVIAGITHHEKQQDDEITQQKLDLEIIKKELTELGNITKRRQSSQENIATIGAVDHYGARRAESAERRPRQGDSQVHFNRPPQGNQENQNQEYTRDREKNYYRSREQSPAGSGRYEQRYQDNSYIDPRRPNNYNPRFNRPNPNYGNQRNRYNNAPQPWPTVQNNNAYNNRSAPPNQQSAPRDIVCYNCNKRGHIARECWTDMARVNDPSRHN
- the LOC124310762 gene encoding DNA repair protein RAD50-like; protein product: MTNPQTTISDTSFTAINESLIDEIDLEEDAYVNSLADSVLKVRNNFVTHWSNLISLCKSNIDETSDKRLTRSSYIAKRKEVTGQVYHFLKQYTFELHKKEFGTSVYLTGEAKEKVLEKLGTYFVELKADPNKFNPLLQNVREAHNREVDFRNKAFKIFKRELLFKQLALDEYAKNLEQDVANETKKTEKEVDKVRREFSKKVADSYLENTRLTAEVETLTRTNFKQAILIADFNNRPKESQASDESKTFLTEYETAKTDLEKAKSEIIGQNDCINDLKDSLSQLKEDTEDKIKQLNHSYNLLDNAHEALKNASKLTEDDVTALTNKNQELSQKLDTLQIEANSKEASIKLLKTTKRDLSNKISDLEQELKAKDLYIQKHLNSTLVADTQTHSKPTQRTNIITMTLGNGNEDAPITKSHLRELYSQDERKSIPIFKGKRGEQLVNNWLKDAERVAQSAGWEKKDKIKYFSDRLRGDAADWHSDYMERAQDEEDYDAWEKALINRFLTETELENLRKQLNELRQTPDQSTQTLVSRINQLYDIIHGKEITLGDKATNEARALAISLSQMRGEAKQKILLKGLLPKILKVVWSRMDVDSAYEDVCEIAYAAETLVNRMEQNEDKSLKATIAGISAHDNEQDIEILRQKTKIVHLEKQLAGLTIGKNAPQENNEIDFPSIAVADAFNRHRSPSGDRRRSNSENRIRFQHPPSRQHSADRNIPRSRGTNNQHHRSRSSSGNRYNDTLDNRPRREPTPPPQNYSNRSQGQFQRPQNFNPMFNPRRRFQNLSEYPQHFRNQTFRAHQVPRQNNFVTSGPPGARPQHNAWYNPAQGFRNKRHIECYACGKRGHYARECRSVPPPPSTEQQ